The following proteins are encoded in a genomic region of Burkholderia gladioli:
- a CDS encoding glycosyltransferase produces MKIVHIVESSATGTLSMVRLIANRLAREGHKVHIVYSLRPNTPPELAAMFDARVSLHHVQMKEAGLLRTVVQLRAALNEIEPDVVHLHSSFAGFLGRLSTLFALPNAAFFYSPHCISFMRRDISGLRRLVFVGLEWIASVRKCLYVACSESEGRAIRAWLRQPVVVVENAVSCVPSSASPGHVRQPVNEIACVVTVGGIRVQKNPELFARIAHRMRARGTRFVWIGDGDEAAKARLADAGVEITGWLPHDEVARRLERADVYLSTSSWEGMPVSVIEAMLAERPVVVSDCAGNVDVVRHLQTGLIYASAADAVAWLERLAGDMALRRELTRLALREARHRYGEDRFFGELAPLYAAGAAR; encoded by the coding sequence ATGAAGATCGTCCACATAGTTGAATCCAGCGCGACGGGCACATTGTCGATGGTGCGCCTGATCGCGAATCGCCTGGCGCGTGAAGGCCACAAGGTGCATATCGTCTACTCGCTCCGCCCGAACACGCCGCCCGAGCTCGCCGCGATGTTCGATGCGCGGGTATCGCTGCATCATGTCCAGATGAAGGAAGCGGGCTTGCTGCGAACCGTCGTGCAATTGCGTGCGGCGCTCAACGAGATCGAGCCGGACGTCGTCCATCTGCATTCGTCGTTCGCCGGGTTCCTTGGACGATTGTCGACGCTGTTCGCCTTGCCGAACGCGGCGTTCTTTTATAGCCCGCACTGCATCTCGTTCATGCGGCGCGACATCTCCGGCTTGAGGCGCCTGGTATTCGTCGGCCTCGAATGGATCGCGAGCGTTCGTAAATGCCTTTATGTGGCGTGCTCGGAAAGCGAGGGGAGGGCGATCCGTGCATGGCTTCGCCAGCCCGTGGTGGTGGTCGAGAACGCGGTGAGCTGCGTGCCGTCGTCCGCGAGTCCGGGGCACGTCAGGCAACCGGTGAATGAAATCGCGTGTGTGGTGACCGTCGGCGGGATCCGCGTGCAGAAGAATCCCGAGTTATTCGCGCGGATCGCCCATCGCATGCGCGCGCGCGGGACGCGCTTCGTTTGGATTGGCGATGGCGACGAGGCCGCGAAGGCAAGGCTTGCCGATGCAGGCGTCGAGATAACCGGCTGGCTGCCCCACGACGAGGTGGCAAGGCGCCTCGAACGCGCGGACGTGTATCTGTCGACATCGTCTTGGGAAGGCATGCCCGTATCGGTCATCGAGGCGATGCTGGCCGAGCGTCCCGTCGTGGTGTCCGACTGCGCCGGCAACGTGGACGTGGTGCGCCATCTGCAGACCGGCCTGATCTATGCGAGTGCCGCGGATGCGGTCGCGTGGCTCGAACGCCTCGCCGGCGACATGGCGCTGCGTCGCGAGCTGACCCGCCTGGCGCTCCGGGAGGCGCGTCATCGCTACGGCGAAGACCGCTTTTTCGGAGAGCTGGCGCCGCTCTACGCGGCGGGTGCGGCTCGCTGA
- a CDS encoding lipopolysaccharide biosynthesis protein yields the protein MINARDSIVSLAGVVIGQIALFFCIFLIGRWFGPASLGEFNYLLALATFAGTLLAFRYELACVDDVPAVSFNAFVHVTALSLVVISLLGVAILVAGGGELRIVAVYALAMFVQLAAGSYLNSMRRYGSIALSRVVVNGAFLVGLLLSLACRACVQIDAFAIYAWVNASVSGVMIVAILLSGYRSGYSFRLSREFFMRNRRFALYVLPSTLCASVLTYALSIAIPHWFDAQSAGNFAAAYRFGFFPVSLIAQSVGGVFRRDAIGAMARADARTAVPRVYWTYARALMVLAAVYMVGGLSLFAPLVDLFFGEGWRGAVGFYYILMPLFMMQLIYVPLSQVFLATQAQRIDFLFQLSCGGCLAGALCIAWISNLSAPASIRIFSLTGAALMVVGIGLTYRVLDTSLPPSRAPA from the coding sequence ATGATCAATGCGCGGGATTCGATCGTGTCGCTCGCCGGCGTGGTGATCGGGCAGATCGCACTATTTTTTTGCATCTTCCTGATCGGACGATGGTTCGGGCCGGCCTCGCTCGGCGAGTTCAACTACCTGCTGGCGCTCGCGACCTTCGCTGGCACGCTACTGGCTTTCCGCTATGAACTCGCGTGCGTCGACGACGTGCCGGCAGTGTCGTTCAACGCGTTCGTCCACGTGACGGCGCTGAGTCTGGTCGTGATCTCGTTGCTCGGCGTCGCGATCCTTGTCGCCGGCGGCGGCGAGCTCCGTATCGTCGCGGTCTATGCGTTGGCCATGTTCGTGCAACTGGCTGCCGGGTCCTACCTGAACAGCATGCGGCGCTACGGATCGATTGCCTTGTCGCGCGTGGTGGTCAACGGCGCGTTTCTCGTTGGTCTTCTGCTGTCGCTCGCCTGCCGCGCTTGCGTGCAGATCGACGCATTCGCGATATATGCATGGGTGAACGCGTCGGTGTCGGGCGTGATGATCGTGGCGATCCTGTTGTCCGGCTATCGCTCGGGGTATTCGTTTCGGCTGTCGCGCGAGTTCTTCATGCGGAACCGCCGGTTCGCGTTGTATGTCCTGCCGTCGACCTTGTGTGCGTCCGTGTTGACCTACGCGCTGTCGATCGCGATCCCGCACTGGTTCGATGCGCAGAGCGCCGGCAACTTCGCGGCTGCGTACCGATTCGGCTTCTTTCCGGTGTCGCTGATCGCGCAGAGCGTCGGCGGCGTGTTCCGGCGCGACGCGATCGGAGCCATGGCGCGCGCGGATGCGCGGACAGCGGTTCCGCGCGTGTACTGGACCTATGCTCGCGCGCTCATGGTACTCGCCGCGGTGTACATGGTCGGCGGACTGTCGCTGTTCGCGCCGCTCGTCGACCTGTTCTTCGGCGAAGGGTGGCGAGGCGCTGTCGGGTTCTATTACATCCTGATGCCGCTGTTCATGATGCAGCTGATCTACGTGCCGCTATCCCAGGTCTTCCTCGCGACCCAGGCGCAGCGCATCGATTTCCTGTTCCAACTGAGCTGCGGCGGGTGTCTCGCCGGCGCGCTGTGCATCGCGTGGATATCGAACCTGTCGGCCCCGGCGAGCATACGGATCTTTTCCCTGACCGGCGCAGCGCTGATGGTGGTCGGGATCGGGCTGACGTACCGGGTCCTCGATACGAGCCTTCCCCCGTCACGGGCGCCGGCGTGA
- the kdsB gene encoding 3-deoxy-manno-octulosonate cytidylyltransferase: MPSFNSGRTARVVIPARYGSTRLPGKPLVDLNGEPMIVRVHARVRQALPDADIVVAIDDARVADVLAARGIRFAMTDPGHASGTDRAAEVAREFGWLDSDVLLNVQGDEPLVPIALLKAFADFCLAAPKLGVATVACPIGDIALLDEPSIVKLVVDQLGRALYFSRAAIPFCRDGRPTQAAGPEGGALIRHVGLYAYSNAALQALASAAPCEPEQLEKLEQLRALWLGMRIDVMRWPDAPPAGVDTSDDVARVVSLLKRQVHDETEPS, encoded by the coding sequence ATGCCATCGTTCAATAGCGGCCGGACGGCGCGCGTCGTGATTCCGGCTCGCTACGGCTCGACGCGACTTCCCGGCAAGCCGCTCGTCGATCTGAACGGCGAGCCGATGATCGTCCGCGTCCATGCGCGCGTGCGCCAAGCGCTGCCGGATGCCGACATCGTGGTTGCGATCGACGACGCGCGCGTGGCCGATGTGCTGGCCGCGCGTGGCATCCGTTTCGCCATGACGGATCCCGGTCATGCATCCGGCACCGATCGCGCCGCGGAGGTCGCGCGTGAATTCGGCTGGCTCGACAGCGACGTATTGCTTAACGTGCAGGGCGACGAACCGCTCGTGCCGATCGCGCTTCTGAAGGCGTTTGCCGATTTTTGCCTTGCGGCGCCGAAACTCGGTGTCGCGACGGTGGCATGCCCGATCGGCGATATCGCGCTGCTCGACGAGCCGAGCATCGTCAAGCTCGTCGTCGATCAGCTTGGCCGGGCGCTGTACTTCTCGCGAGCGGCCATACCCTTCTGTCGCGACGGTCGGCCGACCCAGGCGGCCGGTCCCGAGGGCGGAGCATTGATCCGCCATGTCGGCCTCTATGCCTACTCGAACGCTGCCTTGCAGGCACTGGCGAGCGCCGCGCCATGCGAGCCGGAGCAACTGGAGAAGCTGGAGCAGTTGCGCGCGCTCTGGCTGGGCATGCGGATCGACGTGATGCGCTGGCCCGACGCGCCGCCCGCCGGCGTCGATACATCCGACGACGTGGCTCGTGTCGTCTCCCTTCTCAAACGACAAGTTCATGACGAGACAGAACCATCTTGA
- a CDS encoding glycosyltransferase: protein MKVFILHPGKANYPEIAAYGDRLRVHGFEVLEGDLDAYTRFPGRHACILWCIMGFYRVLPPARFVIHDYRSLSVGRLAAVKDRVKRVLNVRPDLRIFQNERMRTAMAFRDGVSELLLPMGVPDWLFDPADAHVDAAGSSGRDTGRAPSARFCYIGEMSRERGFHRVLAAYRDARRDASDTLVLVGAPEPGIRTEFADTPGIRFVGRVPQPDAMRIVRDSEYAVCFFPYHRPHCFQTPTKLLEYASLGKKIVCNDAPSNIRTANELGVQCHFTGETIFDELFPVSRIRAVRPDPAAMRSLEWGRVIERSGVLAHIDAAAGRRSCV, encoded by the coding sequence ATGAAGGTGTTCATTCTGCATCCCGGCAAGGCGAACTATCCGGAGATCGCCGCCTACGGTGATCGCCTGAGAGTACATGGCTTCGAGGTGCTTGAAGGCGATCTCGACGCATATACGCGCTTTCCAGGTCGGCATGCCTGCATCCTGTGGTGCATCATGGGTTTCTATCGCGTGCTGCCGCCCGCACGGTTCGTGATCCACGATTATCGGTCGCTGTCGGTGGGCCGGCTGGCCGCCGTGAAGGATCGGGTGAAGCGCGTGCTGAACGTGCGGCCCGACCTGCGCATATTTCAAAACGAACGGATGCGCACCGCGATGGCGTTTCGCGACGGCGTGAGCGAACTGTTGTTGCCGATGGGTGTTCCGGACTGGCTCTTCGATCCGGCCGACGCTCATGTCGATGCCGCCGGATCGAGCGGGCGCGACACCGGGCGCGCACCTTCCGCACGGTTCTGCTATATCGGCGAAATGAGCCGCGAGCGCGGCTTTCACCGGGTGCTGGCCGCGTACCGCGACGCACGGCGCGATGCGTCGGACACGCTGGTCCTGGTTGGCGCGCCGGAGCCAGGAATCCGGACGGAATTCGCCGACACGCCGGGTATCCGTTTCGTCGGGCGCGTACCGCAGCCCGACGCGATGCGCATCGTCCGCGACAGTGAATATGCGGTCTGCTTCTTTCCATATCACCGGCCACATTGCTTCCAGACGCCCACGAAGCTACTCGAATATGCATCTCTGGGCAAGAAGATAGTGTGTAACGACGCGCCATCGAATATTCGCACTGCGAATGAGTTGGGCGTGCAATGCCACTTCACCGGCGAGACGATCTTCGACGAATTGTTTCCAGTGTCGAGAATCCGCGCGGTTCGTCCCGACCCGGCCGCGATGAGATCGCTCGAATGGGGGCGTGTCATCGAGAGGTCGGGGGTGCTCGCCCATATCGATGCGGCAGCGGGGCGCCGTTCCTGTGTCTGA
- a CDS encoding polysaccharide biosynthesis tyrosine autokinase — protein MIQAPAPSQHTTEDGSETDFVAVLDILLESRWLIASITCVVLFAGLSYAIFSKPVFEANIMVQVEDSPDTSAAKSLLSDVSALFDVKSSAAAEEQILASRLVVERAVDKLKLFIDVSPKRFPLIGDWIARHHDGLSDPGLAGFGGYAWGAEQIDVARFDVPIRNEGDTFTLTALAGGRYRLEGGDLDAAVEGTVGKLEHFPSPRGPIVLQIASVTAKPGAAFLLVRNSRLKTVEDIRDRLNVQERVKQSDVVVASLQDTDPKWVSDTMNEIGRQYVRQNIERKSAEAAQSLEFLTAQLPQLKQQLADSEARLTKLRNERGTVDLSEEAKLALAQTADARTRLLELQQKRQELMSRFTARHPSVVAIDEQIAALGAYRGEAEQQIRRLPDLQQETVRLMLDAKVNTDLYTALLNNMQQLQLVQAGKVGNVRLVDTAAVPEVAVRPKKVLVALASLLLGLLAGCGTAIVRSMLFHGISDHNEIERRLGLAVYATVPNSEHQRELAQEAARKRGHQSILSIAFPGDPAVECLRSLRTALQFAMLEAKNDIVLIAGPAPNVGKTFVSSNLAVLMAGAGKRVLLIDGDIRKGCLHDYLGVPRGRGFTDLVEGSACVDDVVRRDVIEGIDFISAGTMPKNPGELLLNPSLATRLGDLSSRYDIVVIDSAPVLAVPDTGILGALAGTALLVTMAGKTKLGEIGESAKRFAQNGVRLNGIVFNGVNPRLGQYGYGSKYGGYRYIPYEYGTQDA, from the coding sequence ATGATCCAAGCCCCAGCCCCGTCGCAGCACACCACCGAAGACGGCAGCGAGACCGACTTCGTCGCGGTGCTCGACATCCTGCTGGAAAGCCGCTGGCTGATCGCGAGCATTACTTGCGTCGTGCTCTTCGCCGGCCTCTCCTATGCGATTTTCAGCAAGCCCGTATTCGAGGCCAACATCATGGTCCAGGTCGAGGACAGCCCCGACACCTCGGCCGCCAAGTCGCTGCTGAGCGACGTCTCGGCGCTATTCGACGTCAAGTCCTCGGCCGCCGCCGAGGAGCAGATTCTCGCGTCTCGACTGGTCGTCGAACGCGCGGTCGACAAGCTCAAGCTGTTCATCGACGTATCGCCCAAGCGCTTTCCGCTGATCGGCGACTGGATCGCTCGCCATCACGATGGCCTGTCCGATCCCGGGCTGGCCGGCTTTGGTGGCTATGCATGGGGGGCCGAGCAAATCGACGTGGCGCGCTTCGACGTGCCCATCAGGAACGAAGGGGACACGTTCACGCTGACGGCCCTCGCCGGCGGGCGCTACCGGCTCGAAGGCGGAGACCTCGACGCGGCGGTCGAGGGAACGGTCGGCAAGCTCGAGCATTTTCCCTCGCCGCGCGGCCCGATCGTGCTGCAGATCGCGTCCGTCACGGCGAAACCGGGCGCCGCCTTCCTCCTGGTGCGCAACTCGCGGTTAAAGACGGTGGAGGACATCCGTGACCGCCTCAATGTGCAGGAACGCGTCAAGCAGTCGGACGTCGTCGTCGCGAGCTTGCAGGACACCGATCCGAAATGGGTCAGCGACACGATGAACGAGATCGGTCGACAGTATGTGCGGCAGAACATCGAGCGGAAATCGGCGGAAGCCGCGCAGTCGCTCGAATTCCTGACCGCACAGCTGCCGCAGCTCAAGCAGCAACTGGCTGATTCCGAGGCGCGCCTGACGAAGCTGCGCAACGAACGAGGCACGGTCGATCTCAGCGAGGAAGCGAAGCTCGCGCTGGCGCAGACCGCCGATGCGAGGACGCGCCTGCTCGAACTGCAGCAAAAGCGCCAGGAGCTGATGTCGCGATTCACGGCGCGGCATCCCAGCGTCGTCGCGATCGACGAGCAGATCGCCGCGTTGGGCGCCTACCGCGGTGAGGCCGAGCAGCAGATCCGGCGCCTGCCGGACCTTCAGCAGGAAACTGTGCGCTTGATGCTGGATGCGAAGGTCAACACCGATCTCTATACGGCCTTGCTGAACAATATGCAGCAATTGCAGCTCGTCCAGGCGGGCAAGGTCGGCAATGTGCGTCTGGTCGATACGGCGGCGGTGCCGGAAGTGGCGGTGCGACCGAAGAAGGTGCTGGTCGCGCTGGCGTCCCTGCTGCTCGGGTTGCTCGCCGGATGCGGCACCGCGATCGTGCGCTCGATGCTGTTTCATGGCATCTCCGATCACAACGAGATCGAACGTCGTCTCGGCCTCGCGGTATACGCCACCGTCCCGAACAGCGAGCATCAGCGCGAGCTGGCCCAGGAAGCCGCGCGCAAGCGGGGCCACCAATCGATACTGTCGATCGCCTTCCCGGGAGATCCGGCCGTCGAGTGCCTGCGCAGCCTGCGCACGGCGCTGCAGTTCGCGATGCTCGAGGCGAAGAACGACATCGTGCTGATCGCCGGGCCGGCGCCGAATGTGGGGAAGACCTTCGTGTCGTCGAACCTCGCGGTCCTCATGGCGGGCGCCGGCAAGCGCGTGCTGCTGATCGACGGCGATATCCGCAAGGGCTGCCTGCATGACTATCTCGGCGTGCCGCGCGGCCGCGGTTTCACGGATCTGGTCGAAGGCAGCGCGTGCGTGGACGATGTCGTTCGTCGCGACGTGATCGAGGGCATCGATTTCATCTCGGCCGGGACCATGCCAAAGAACCCCGGCGAATTGCTGCTCAACCCCAGTCTCGCGACACGACTGGGCGATTTGTCTTCTCGTTACGACATCGTCGTGATCGACTCGGCGCCGGTACTCGCGGTGCCCGATACCGGCATTCTCGGCGCGCTGGCCGGGACGGCACTGCTCGTCACGATGGCTGGCAAAACGAAACTCGGTGAGATCGGCGAATCCGCCAAGCGTTTCGCGCAGAACGGCGTTCGCCTGAACGGCATCGTCTTCAATGGCGTCAACCCGCGGCTCGGACAGTATGGATACGGGTCGAAATACGGCGGTTATCGCTATATCCCCTACGAATATGGGACTCAAGATGCGTGA
- a CDS encoding capsular biosynthesis protein — MILIVIDSLERYYFATRLIGAVRHEYRFAFLTSEPLAHLGLLLGGYRSVYLNRMMPIEVPDSAYVDRMPYSSSIEVLNGQIGEARAKREAASIFHIASKFLCSSRVEQCVMWNGQQLVCRAVRQACEAYGIATCFMEISNLPGKLFVDALGVNALSTISRNPALIDRLPLPDEDTHARWLSTYERYKRMPLPQASTSFARKAASAANYLLKSVSRGVARRRLTSVRARNAIRVPRQATHMSPDTLRTRRYVFLPLQVSGDTQIKLHSDVDNLDAIRHASEFAMHEGADLFVKPHPAETDENEIEAILRLWETYHFEIVTSPTTELLRHAQAVVTINSTVGLEAMLYGKRVVSLGRCFYKEFDRHRLLRYIHSFLIDDIDYFGTDRVPAHAARRVFERAAPT; from the coding sequence ATGATCCTGATCGTCATCGATTCCCTCGAGCGCTACTACTTCGCCACTCGCCTGATAGGCGCGGTCCGGCACGAATACCGGTTCGCCTTCCTGACCAGCGAACCGCTCGCGCACCTCGGTTTGCTGCTGGGCGGTTACCGTTCGGTGTACCTGAACCGGATGATGCCGATCGAGGTGCCCGACAGCGCTTATGTCGACCGCATGCCTTACTCGTCGTCGATCGAGGTGCTGAACGGGCAGATCGGCGAGGCGCGAGCCAAGCGGGAGGCGGCTTCGATCTTCCACATCGCCTCGAAATTCCTGTGCAGTTCGCGGGTCGAGCAGTGCGTGATGTGGAACGGGCAGCAACTGGTGTGTCGCGCGGTGCGGCAGGCGTGCGAGGCTTACGGCATCGCGACCTGCTTCATGGAGATCTCGAATCTGCCGGGCAAGCTGTTCGTCGACGCCCTGGGCGTCAACGCGCTGTCGACCATCAGTCGCAATCCGGCACTCATCGATCGGCTGCCTTTGCCCGACGAGGACACGCATGCACGTTGGCTGTCGACTTATGAGCGCTATAAGCGCATGCCGTTGCCGCAGGCAAGCACATCATTCGCGCGCAAGGCGGCCTCCGCGGCCAATTACCTGTTGAAGTCGGTGAGCCGAGGCGTCGCGCGCCGGCGCCTGACCAGCGTGCGCGCGCGCAACGCGATTCGCGTGCCGCGTCAGGCGACCCATATGTCGCCCGATACGCTGCGGACCCGCCGCTATGTGTTTCTGCCTCTGCAGGTTTCCGGCGACACGCAGATCAAGCTGCACTCCGATGTCGACAATCTCGACGCAATCCGCCACGCGTCCGAATTCGCGATGCACGAAGGGGCCGACCTGTTCGTGAAACCGCATCCGGCCGAGACCGACGAGAACGAGATCGAGGCAATCCTGCGCTTGTGGGAAACCTATCACTTCGAGATCGTCACATCGCCGACCACGGAACTACTCCGACATGCGCAAGCCGTCGTCACGATCAATTCGACGGTCGGACTGGAGGCGATGCTGTACGGAAAGCGCGTGGTGTCGCTGGGCCGTTGTTTCTACAAGGAATTCGATCGCCATCGGCTGCTCAGGTACATCCATTCGTTCCTGATCGACGACATCGACTACTTCGGCACCGATCGCGTCCCCGCCCACGCGGCCAGGCGCGTGTTCGAAAGGGCGGCACCGACATGA
- a CDS encoding KpsF/GutQ family sugar-phosphate isomerase encodes MTRQNHLESARQVFDIESRALAGVAARLDASFEQAVELILASNGRVVVCGMGKSGIVGRKIAATLSSTGTPAFFMHPGEAYHGDLGMVTPGDVFLAISNSGETDEVIKLIPFLRGNGNVLIALTGNSASTLARAARVHLDVGVEREACPLQLAPTASTTATLAMGDALAVTLMRARGFQPEHFARFHPGGSLGRRLLCTVDDEMNRENLPFVNEDTPTLDVLDAMTHGRLGLAIVRRVPGWGIVTDGDIRRAIERHGDAVLRRTAADMMSIAPSTVRPGTRIEDALLLMQQQGIGALLVIDGCEVVGVFKK; translated from the coding sequence ATGACGAGACAGAACCATCTTGAATCCGCGCGGCAGGTCTTCGATATCGAATCGAGGGCGTTGGCCGGCGTGGCCGCCCGTCTCGACGCGAGTTTCGAGCAGGCAGTCGAGCTCATCCTGGCGTCGAACGGCCGCGTTGTCGTGTGTGGGATGGGCAAGTCCGGCATCGTCGGCAGGAAGATTGCCGCGACGCTGTCGAGCACCGGTACGCCCGCCTTCTTCATGCACCCTGGCGAGGCCTACCACGGGGACCTGGGCATGGTGACGCCGGGTGACGTGTTTCTCGCGATTTCCAATTCCGGCGAAACCGACGAGGTGATCAAGCTGATTCCATTCCTGCGCGGCAATGGAAACGTGCTGATCGCGCTGACCGGCAACTCCGCGTCGACGCTTGCACGCGCCGCGCGCGTTCACCTGGACGTCGGCGTGGAACGCGAGGCCTGCCCGCTGCAGCTCGCGCCGACCGCGTCGACCACGGCGACGCTCGCGATGGGCGATGCGCTGGCGGTGACGCTGATGCGCGCGCGGGGCTTCCAGCCGGAACACTTCGCACGCTTCCATCCGGGGGGCTCGCTCGGCCGCCGGCTGCTGTGCACGGTCGACGATGAAATGAATCGCGAGAACCTGCCGTTCGTGAACGAGGACACCCCGACGCTGGACGTGCTGGATGCGATGACGCACGGCCGGCTCGGGCTTGCGATAGTGAGGCGCGTGCCGGGATGGGGCATCGTGACCGACGGCGATATTCGTCGGGCGATCGAGCGGCATGGCGATGCTGTGTTGCGTCGCACGGCGGCGGACATGATGTCCATCGCCCCGTCCACCGTGCGGCCCGGCACGCGGATCGAGGATGCCCTGCTGCTGATGCAGCAGCAGGGCATCGGTGCCTTGCTGGTGATCGACGGCTGCGAGGTCGTCGGTGTGTTCAAGAAATAG
- the kdsA gene encoding 3-deoxy-8-phosphooctulonate synthase, with product MNILITPDVSVGNDLPFVLFGGLNVVESLDFTLEVCNAFVEVTRRLGIPLVFKASFDKANRSSIHSYRGLGFDEGLKVLDEVKHRFRVPVITDVHEVWQAVPVSQVADVLQVPAFLARQTDLVVAIARTGNVVNIKKPQFMSPTQIGHVVSKCREAGNEKLILCERGTSFGYDNLVVDMLGFRQMRDSTGDCPVIFDVTHSLQMRDPHGAASGGRRRQVLDLARAGMAIGLAGLFLEAHPDPDRARCDGPSALPLALLDAFLQQVKAVDDLVKRLAPLEIR from the coding sequence GTGAATATCCTTATCACGCCCGACGTCAGCGTCGGTAATGACTTGCCCTTCGTCCTGTTCGGCGGACTCAACGTGGTCGAAAGCCTGGACTTCACGCTCGAGGTCTGCAATGCGTTCGTCGAGGTGACGCGTCGTCTCGGCATTCCGCTGGTGTTCAAGGCGTCCTTCGACAAGGCCAACCGCTCGTCGATCCACTCCTACCGAGGCCTTGGCTTCGACGAGGGACTCAAGGTTCTCGACGAAGTCAAGCACCGGTTCCGCGTGCCGGTGATCACCGACGTGCACGAGGTGTGGCAGGCCGTGCCGGTGTCACAGGTGGCCGACGTGCTGCAGGTGCCGGCGTTTCTCGCGCGCCAGACCGACCTCGTGGTCGCGATCGCGCGGACCGGCAATGTCGTCAACATCAAGAAGCCGCAGTTCATGAGCCCGACGCAGATCGGGCATGTCGTGTCGAAGTGCCGCGAGGCCGGCAATGAGAAGCTGATCCTCTGCGAGCGTGGCACCTCGTTCGGTTACGACAACCTCGTCGTCGACATGCTGGGTTTTCGCCAGATGCGCGATTCGACGGGCGATTGTCCGGTGATCTTCGACGTCACGCACAGTCTCCAGATGCGCGATCCGCACGGTGCCGCATCGGGCGGTCGGCGCCGCCAGGTGCTCGATCTCGCGCGTGCCGGGATGGCGATCGGGCTGGCGGGGTTGTTCCTCGAGGCGCACCCGGATCCCGACAGGGCGCGCTGCGACGGACCGAGCGCATTGCCGCTCGCGCTTCTCGATGCGTTCCTGCAGCAGGTGAAGGCGGTCGACGACCTGGTCAAGCGGCTCGCGCCGCTCGAGATTCGATGA
- a CDS encoding KdsC family phosphatase: MSGAMYRGTVSLVLFDVDGVLTDGLLHVTAEGEFMKSFHVHDGVAIALLRAHGIRTGVLSGRHSDALAWRARQLGVDVVVTGCVDKDVGYADIKARYRIEDHEIAYVGDDVNDLPVIERVGVSYAPADAHRLVCARVDHVARTAGGRGVAREVAEHLLGGAGLSLDDAYRPLLAQWSGHAIVQ, from the coding sequence ATGAGCGGCGCCATGTATCGGGGGACGGTGAGCCTGGTGCTGTTCGACGTCGATGGCGTGCTGACCGACGGCTTGCTCCACGTGACGGCCGAGGGGGAGTTCATGAAGAGCTTTCACGTGCACGATGGCGTGGCGATCGCGCTGCTGCGCGCACATGGGATTCGCACCGGTGTCCTGTCGGGCAGGCACAGCGACGCGTTGGCTTGGAGGGCTCGGCAGCTGGGCGTCGACGTGGTCGTGACCGGCTGCGTCGACAAGGATGTCGGTTATGCGGATATCAAGGCGCGATATCGAATCGAGGATCACGAGATCGCGTATGTCGGCGATGACGTGAATGACCTGCCTGTCATCGAGCGTGTCGGCGTATCGTATGCGCCAGCCGATGCGCATCGGCTGGTGTGCGCGCGTGTCGACCATGTCGCGCGCACGGCCGGCGGCCGTGGCGTCGCGCGCGAGGTGGCGGAGCATCTGCTTGGGGGTGCCGGGCTCTCGCTCGATGACGCGTACCGACCTTTGCTCGCGCAATGGAGCGGCCATGCCATCGTTCAATAG
- a CDS encoding serine O-acetyltransferase, translating into MSVTLRQTAEAIIEDCRRNMFMKPRAVVIFYRVVHYLACRSRFTLLAGAPLILLYIVLCDWLMGIEIPVKTKIGKGLTIHHGTGLVINGYAVLGDYCTLRHGVTIGNTIDRNGSIGGVPTIGDHVEFGVHSVALGSIHIGDRARIGAGAVVLRDVPAGRVAVGVPARILDKEQEPK; encoded by the coding sequence ATGAGCGTCACGTTGCGACAGACCGCCGAGGCAATCATCGAAGACTGCCGCCGCAATATGTTCATGAAGCCGCGCGCGGTGGTGATCTTCTACCGCGTCGTGCATTACCTCGCGTGCCGGAGCCGGTTTACGCTGCTGGCCGGCGCGCCGTTGATCCTGCTCTACATCGTGCTGTGTGACTGGCTGATGGGCATCGAGATTCCGGTGAAGACGAAGATCGGCAAGGGGCTCACGATCCATCACGGCACCGGGCTGGTAATCAACGGCTACGCGGTGCTCGGCGATTACTGCACGTTGCGGCACGGTGTGACCATCGGCAACACCATCGACAGGAACGGCTCGATCGGCGGGGTGCCGACGATCGGCGATCACGTCGAGTTCGGCGTGCACAGTGTCGCGCTTGGCTCGATTCACATCGGCGACCGGGCGCGCATCGGTGCCGGCGCCGTGGTGCTTCGCGACGTGCCTGCCGGCAGGGTAGCGGTCGGCGTGCCGGCACGTATTCTCGATAAAGAACAGGAACCGAAATGA